A region of Bos javanicus breed banteng chromosome 17, ARS-OSU_banteng_1.0, whole genome shotgun sequence DNA encodes the following proteins:
- the LOC133229078 gene encoding SEC14-like protein 4, protein MSGRVGDLSPEQQEALTRFRDNLQDLLPTLPKADDHFLLRWLRARNFDLQKSEDMLRKHVEFRKQQDLDNILEWKPSEVVQRYDAGGLCGYDYEGCPVWFDIIGTMDPRGLLLSASKQELIRKRIRVCELLLHECEQQSQKLGRRVDTAVMVFDMEGLSLRHLWKPAVEVYQQFFAILEANYPETMKNLIVIRAPKLFPVAYNLVKSFMGEETRKKIVIMGANWKQELPKFISPDQLPVEFGGTMTDPDGNPKCLTKINYGGDVPQHYFLRNHVRVQYDHQATVGRGSSLQVDNEILFPGCVLRWQFASDGGDIGFGVFLKTKMGERQRAAEMTEVLASQRYNAHMVPEDGSLTCTEAGVYVLRFDNTYSLIHAKKISYTVEVLLPDKASEEKIQGLEDSRQSPLQ, encoded by the exons TTCCGGGACAACCTTCAGGACCTGCTCCCCACACTGCCCAAGGCTGATGACCACTTCCTCCTGCGCTGGCTCCGAG CCCGGAACTTTGACCTGCAGAAATCAGAGGACATGCTCCGTAAG CACGTGGAGTTCCGCAAGCAACAGGACCTGGACAACATCCTCGAGTGGAAGCCCTCAGAG GTGGTCCAGCGGTACGATGCCGGCGGCCTGTGCGGCTACGACTACGAGGGCTGCCCCGTGTGGTTCGACATCATCGGGACCATGGACCCCAGGGGCCTCCTCCTGTCAGCCTCCAAGCAGGAGCTGATCCGGAAGCGCATCAGGGTCTGCGAGTTGCTTTTGCACGAGTGTGAGCAGCAGAGTCAGAAG CTGGGCAGGAGGGTCGACACGGCCGTGATGGTCTTTGACATGGAAGGGCTGAGCCTGAGACACCTGTGGAAGCCAGCAGTGGAGGTTTACCAGCAG TTTTTTGCCATTCTGGAAGCAAATTATCCAGAGACGATGAAGAATTTAATTGTTATTCGAG CCCCCAAGCTGTTCCCCGTGGCCTACAACTTGGTCAAGTCGTTCATGGGTGAGGAGACCCGAAAGAAGATAGTGATTATGGGAG CCAACTGGAAGCAAGAGCTGCCTAAGTTCATCAGCCCCGACCAGCTGCCCGTGGAGTTTGGGGGGACCATGACCGACCCCGATGGCAACCCCAAGTGCCTGACCAAG ATCAACTACGGGGGCGACGTGCCCCAGCATTACTTCCTGCGCAACCACGTGAGGGTGCAGTACGACCACCAGGCGACCGTGGGCCGGGGCTCCTCCCTGCAGGTGGACAACGAGATCCTGTTCCCGGGCTGCGTGCTCAG GTGGCAGTTTGCGTCGGACGGAGGGGACATAGGCTTCGGGGTTTTCCTGAAGACCAAGATGGGGGAGCGGCAGCGGGCCGCGGAGATGACGGAGGTCCTGGCCAGCCAGCGCTACAACGCCCACATGGTGCCCGAGGACGGGAGCCTCACCTGCACGGAAGCTGGCGTCT ACGTCCTGCGCTTCGACAACACCTACAGCCTGATACACGCCAAGAAGATCAGCTACACTGTAGAGGTGCTGCTCCCCGACAAGGCCTCTGAGGAGAAGATTCAGGGTCTCGAGGACTCAAGACAGTCCCCACTGCAGTGA